One region of Calditerricola satsumensis genomic DNA includes:
- the nuoH gene encoding NADH-quinone oxidoreductase subunit NuoH → MAHWLSQPLSWTTAAVFLASAVAMLLTVLLFVTLAIYFERKVIGWIQLRRGPNRVGPYGILQSVADVLKLLTKEDVIPDKADRTLFVMAPVIAFVPAFAVLAVLPFTETLHFADLGVGLLYYVAVSGITTLGILLGGWASNNKYALLGGMRSVAQMISYEIPLVISVIGVVLLAGSLNLKEIVAAQSGGIWNWFFLKQILGFAVFVVAAIAELNRTPFDLPEAESELVAGYHVEYSGFRFAFFMLAEYVYVFAMSALATILFLGGWHPPVEALDFVPGLVWFALKFAFCVFFLFWLRATMPRVRVDQLMTFAWKALLPLALANLLVTALVKELVA, encoded by the coding sequence ATGGCGCACTGGCTTTCCCAGCCCCTCTCCTGGACGACGGCGGCGGTCTTTCTCGCCTCCGCGGTGGCCATGCTCCTCACCGTGCTCCTCTTCGTCACCTTGGCCATCTACTTCGAGCGCAAGGTGATCGGGTGGATCCAGCTGCGCCGCGGCCCCAACCGCGTCGGGCCGTACGGGATCCTGCAGTCGGTGGCCGACGTGCTGAAGCTGCTCACGAAGGAAGACGTCATTCCCGACAAGGCCGACCGGACGCTGTTCGTCATGGCGCCGGTGATCGCCTTTGTGCCGGCCTTTGCTGTCCTGGCCGTGCTGCCCTTCACGGAGACGCTGCACTTCGCTGACCTGGGCGTCGGGCTGCTCTACTACGTGGCCGTGTCGGGCATCACCACGCTGGGCATCCTTCTCGGGGGCTGGGCGTCGAACAACAAGTACGCCCTGCTCGGCGGGATGCGTTCCGTGGCGCAGATGATCAGCTACGAGATCCCGCTGGTCATCTCGGTGATCGGCGTGGTCCTCCTGGCAGGCAGCCTGAACCTGAAGGAGATCGTCGCCGCGCAATCCGGGGGCATCTGGAACTGGTTCTTCCTGAAGCAGATCCTCGGTTTTGCCGTCTTCGTCGTCGCCGCCATCGCCGAGCTGAACCGCACGCCCTTCGACCTGCCCGAAGCCGAGTCGGAGCTGGTGGCCGGCTACCACGTCGAGTACAGCGGCTTCCGTTTCGCCTTCTTCATGCTCGCCGAATACGTCTACGTCTTTGCCATGTCGGCCCTGGCGACGATCCTCTTTCTCGGCGGCTGGCACCCGCCGGTCGAGGCCCTCGATTTCGTGCCCGGCCTGGTGTGGTTCGCGCTGAAGTTTGCCTTCTGCGTCTTCTTCCTGTTCTGGCTGCGCGCCACGATGCCGCGCGTGCGCGTCGACCAGCTGATGACCTTCGCCTGGAAGGCGCTCCTGCCGCTGGCCCTGGCCAACCTGCTGGTGACGGCGCTGGTGAAGGAGCTGGTGGCGTAA
- a CDS encoding NADH-quinone oxidoreductase subunit D, whose translation MAVRTEELLLNVGPQHPSTHGVFRLVVKLDGEIITDAQPVIGYLHRGTEKLAEDLTYTQIIPYTDRMDYLSAMTNNYVLCHAVETMMGIEVPERAEYLRVIVMELNRIASHLLWFGTYLLDLGAMSPFLYAMEEREKILDLFNELCGARITFNYMRVGGVKWDAPDGWIDKVRDFIPYMRDQLDGYHKLVTGNEIFVRRLKGVGKYDAQTAIAYGLSGVNLRCTGVKRDVRKDEPYSVYDRFEFDVPVATEGDCYSRYLLRMEEIRQSLRILEQAVAQFPKEGAVMAKVPRVIRPPAGETYVRIEAPRGELGCYIHSKGKDKPYRLKFRRPSFHNLQILPKLLIGENMANLIAILGGIDIVLGEVDC comes from the coding sequence ATGGCCGTGCGCACCGAAGAGCTGCTCCTCAACGTGGGACCGCAACACCCGAGCACGCACGGCGTGTTCCGCCTGGTCGTGAAGCTCGACGGGGAAATCATCACCGACGCCCAGCCGGTCATCGGGTACCTCCACCGCGGCACGGAGAAGCTGGCCGAAGACCTGACCTATACGCAGATCATCCCGTACACCGACCGCATGGACTACCTGTCGGCGATGACGAACAACTACGTCCTCTGCCACGCGGTGGAGACGATGATGGGCATCGAGGTCCCGGAGCGCGCCGAGTACCTCCGGGTCATCGTCATGGAATTGAACCGCATCGCCAGCCACCTCCTGTGGTTCGGCACGTACCTCCTCGACCTCGGGGCGATGAGCCCATTCCTCTATGCTATGGAGGAGCGGGAGAAGATCCTCGACCTGTTCAACGAGCTGTGCGGCGCGCGCATCACCTTCAACTACATGCGCGTCGGCGGCGTGAAGTGGGATGCCCCGGACGGGTGGATCGACAAGGTGCGCGACTTCATCCCGTACATGCGCGACCAGCTCGACGGGTACCACAAGCTCGTCACCGGCAACGAGATCTTTGTCCGCCGGCTCAAGGGCGTGGGGAAGTACGACGCCCAGACGGCCATCGCCTACGGCCTGTCCGGCGTCAACCTGCGCTGCACCGGCGTCAAGCGCGACGTGCGGAAAGACGAGCCGTATTCCGTCTACGACCGCTTCGAGTTTGACGTGCCGGTGGCCACCGAAGGCGACTGCTACAGCCGCTACCTCCTGCGCATGGAGGAGATCCGCCAGTCCCTGCGCATCCTCGAGCAGGCCGTGGCGCAGTTTCCCAAGGAGGGCGCGGTGATGGCCAAGGTGCCGCGCGTCATCCGCCCGCCGGCCGGCGAGACCTATGTGCGCATCGAGGCCCCGCGCGGCGAGCTGGGCTGCTACATCCACAGCAAAGGGAAAGACAAACCGTATCGCCTGAAGTTCCGCCGCCCGTCCTTCCACAACCTGCAGATCCTGCCGAAATTGCTCATCGGCGAGAACATGGCCAACCTCATCGCCATCCTCGGCGGGATTGACATCGTGCTCGGGGAGGTCGATTGCTGA